A single genomic interval of Bradysia coprophila strain Holo2 chromosome X unlocalized genomic scaffold, BU_Bcop_v1 contig_79, whole genome shotgun sequence harbors:
- the LOC119070438 gene encoding putative defense protein 3, giving the protein MIGILLVVQGLMFVAGFPDGAPSDTCVKGRANQPNHGASRTQSLHTLPYDVHATTDSYNPGQQIQVTIEGSDHFRGFFLQARDADTDEWIGTFKESPNTKVIPECSAITHADRKDKEAATFIWNAPQHKKGRVYFTGSIVKDYGTFWADIIAKIPAKQ; this is encoded by the exons atgatcggCATATTGTTAGTTGTCCAAGGACTAATGTTTGTGGCTGGTTTTCCAGACGGTGCACCGAGTGACACCTGTGTAAAAGGCCGTGCAAATCAGCCAAATCATGGTGCATCTCGCACTCAATCACTTCATACATTACCATATGATGTCCACGCAACAACGGACTCTTACAATCCAGGACAACAAATTCAAG TGACCATCGAGGGATCAGATCACTTTCGAGGATTTTTCCTGCAGGCACGAGATGCAGACACAGATGAATGGATCGGAACATTTAAAGAAAGTCCAAACACAAAAGTAATTCCAGAAtgttcggcaataactcatgCAGACAGAAAAGATAAAGAGGCAGCGACATTCATTTGGAACGCACCACAACATAAGAAGGGACGAGTTTATTTTAC AGGCTCAATTGTTAAAGATTATGGTACGTTTTGGGCTGATATCATTGCCAAAATTCCTGCTAAACAGTAA
- the LOC119070439 gene encoding probable phosphoserine aminotransferase, protein MVINFGAGPAKLPEEVLLEVQRDLIQHGQSGISVMEMSHRSKEYSDIHLKALQAVRDILNVPDNYKVLFMQGGGTGIFSAICMNLMGKTGIADYCVTGTWSTLAYKEATKYGKVNMVFPKPAKFTTVPDQSTWTLDPNASYVYYCDNETVNGVEFPFIPDTNGVPLVADMSSNMLSRPFDITKFGLVFGGAQKNIGPAGITVVVVRDDLIGNAMPTTPTILDFKVTVANNSLYNTPPTFAIYVMGLVFEWIKKKGGLEAMNANALTKSQLIYKAIESSNGFYTCPVDLKYRSRMNVPFRAGSTTGDEALEAEFLKGAEKLAMVQLKGHRSVGGIRASLYNAVSVENAQVLAKYMNDFYNSHKTN, encoded by the exons atggttataaATTTTGGAGCTGGACCGGCAAAATTGCCGGAAGAAGTATTACTGGAAGTGCAACGAGATTTGATTCAACATGGCCAGTCTGGTATTAGTGTTATGGAAATGTCCCATCGGAGTAAAGAATATTCGGATATACATTTGAAGGCTTTGCAAGCAGTTCGAGATATTCT AAATGTACCAGACAACTACAAAGTATTGTTTATGCAAGGTGGTGGAACCGGAATTTTTTCTGCTATTTGCATGAATTTGATGGGTAAAACTGGCATAGCCGATTATTGTGTTACTG GAACATGGTCCACTCTAGCCTACAAAGAAGCAACAAAATACGGCAAAGTCAACATGGTATTTCCGAAACCTGCGAAATTTACCACAGTTCCCGATCAGAGTACATGGACACTGGATCCGAACGCATCATACGTTTACTATTGCGACAATGAAACAGTAAACGGCGTCGAATTTCCTTTCATTCCGGACACTAACGGTGTCCCATTGGTGGCTGACATGTCGTCGAATATGCTGAGTCGACCATTCGACATCACGAAATTCGGTTTGGTGTTCGGCGGAGCACAAAAGAATATTGGCCCAGCTGGAATAACTGTTGTTGTTGTCCGTGATGATTTGATTGGAAACGCAATGCCCACAACTCCAACGATTTTGGACTTTAAAGTTACGGTCGCCAATAATTCGTTGTATAATACACCACCTACATTTGC CATATACGTAATGGGTCTAGTGTTCGAGTGGATTAAGAAAAAGGGTGGTCTTGAAGCTATGAATGCGAACGCCCTGACAAAATCCCAATTAATTTACAAAGCAATTGAAAGTTCCAATGGATTTTACACTTGTCCAGTTGATCTGAAATACCGGAGCCGAATGAATGTACCGTTCCGTGCTGGAAGTACAACCGGCGATGAAGCACTAGAAGCTGAATTTCTGAAAGGCGCCGAAAAGCTGGCTATGGTCCAGTTGAAAGGACACCGATCTGTAGGTGGAATCCGTGCGTCCCTGTACAACGCAGTTTCCGTTGAAAATGCCCAGGTGTTGGCGAAATACATGAATGATTTCTACAACAGTCACAAAACCAATTAG
- the LOC119070440 gene encoding guanosine-3',5'-bis(diphosphate) 3'-pyrophosphohydrolase MESH1 — translation MSDIISITVKCMNFAAIKHKTQRRKDPDKTPYINHPIGVAYILTHEADITDLDVIQAAILHDTVEDTDTTFEEIEQEFGLNVKNIVAEVTDDKSLPYAERKRLQIVHAKDSTHQAKLVKLADKLYNLRDLQSCIPEGWTEERRREYFNWAKKVVDNLRGTSAPLEASLDEIFQKECST, via the exons ATGTCAGACATAATTTCCATAACCGTAAAATGTATGAATTTTGCTGCAATCAAGCATAAAACACAAAGAAGGAAAGATCCAGATAAAACGCCGTATATTAATCACCCGATAG GTGTTGCATACATTCTAACCCATGAAGCCGACATTACCGATCTGGACGTTATACAAGCTGCCATTCTACATGATACTGTAGAAGACACCGACACAACATTCGAAGAAATTGAGCAAGAGTTTGGActaaatgtgaaaaatattgtcgCCGAAGTAACAGACGATAAATCTTTACCATATGCGGAACGGAAACGATTGCAAATCGTCCATGCAAAAGATTCAACACATCAGGCGAAATTGGTGAAACTAGCAGACAAATTGTATAATTTAAGAGACCTACAATCGTGTATACCGGAGGGATGGACGGAg GAACGACGCCGCGAATATTTCAATTGGGCCAAGAAAGTGGTTGATAATCTACGCGGCACCAGCGCACCACTCGAAGCATCTTTAGACGAAATCTTCCAAAAAGAATGTTCGACATGA